Proteins co-encoded in one Camelus bactrianus isolate YW-2024 breed Bactrian camel chromosome 6, ASM4877302v1, whole genome shotgun sequence genomic window:
- the BEGAIN gene encoding brain-enriched guanylate kinase-associated protein isoform X6, whose amino-acid sequence MALQRINQELEDKLYRMGQHYEEEKRALSHEIVALNSHLLEAKVTIDKLSEDNELYRKDCNLAAQLLQCSQTYGRVHKVSELPSEFQERVSLHMEKHGCSLPAPLCHPSYADSVPTCVIAKVLEKPDPGSLSSQLSDASARDLTFRDRVEKPGPRPPYKEDIYCSDTALYCPEERRRDRRPSVDGPVADVGFLRAQNSTDSAAEEEEEAEAAAFPASYRHEAFPGYAGSLPTSSSYSSFSATSEEKEHAQASTLTASQQAIYLNSRDELFGRRPPPAYESSPRYAAAAAAVAAPLEAEVAPGFARTVSPYPADSFRFPVSPGPQPALMPPNLWNLRAKPGSARLAGEDVRGQWRPLSVEDIGAYPFPAAPPAAAAAAAAAAAAGRASPCNFSDRYFGGGGSSGNKAEGRASPLYASYKADSFSEGDDLSQGHLAESRFLRAAGDLSLSPGRPADSLPSYAAGEGDRERLGVQLCGAGGSPEPEHSPHSSRDSLEPSSMEASPEMHPAARLSPQPAFPRTGGSGLSRKDSLTKAQLYGTLLN is encoded by the exons ATGGCACTGCAAAGGATCAACCAGGAGCTGGAGGACAAGCTGTACCGCATG GGCCAGCACTACGAGGAAGAGAAGCGAGCTCTTAGCCACGAGATTGTTGCCCTCAACAGCCACCTGCTGGAGGCCAAGGTGACCATTGACAAGCTGTCGGAGGACAAT GAGCTCTATAGGAAGGACTGCAATCTAGCGGCCCAGCTGCTGCAGTGCAGCCAGACCTACGGCAGGGTCCATAAGGTGTCCGAG CTGCCATCGGAATTCCAGGAGCGCGTGAGCCTGCACATGGAGAAGCATGGCTGCAGCCTGCCCGCCCCACTCTGCCACCCGTCCTACGCTGACAGCGTCCCAACATGCGTCATTGCCAAGGTGCTGGAGAAGCCTGACCCTGGCAGCTTGTCCTCCCAGCTGTCAGATGCCTCGGCTCGTGACCTGACCTTCCGCGACAGGGTGGAGAAGCCAGGCCCCCGGCCCCCCTACAAGGAGGACATCTACTGCAGTGACACGGCCCTCTACTGTCCCGAGGAGCGGCGGCGTGACCGGCGGCCCAGCGTGGATGGGCCGGTGGCCGACGTGGGCTTCCTGCGGGCCCAGAATTCCACCGACAGCGcggccgaggaggaggaggaggccgagGCAGCCGCCTTCCCGGCCAGCTACCGGCACGAGGCCTTCCCGGGCTACGCGGGCTCGCTGCCCACATCCAGCTCCTACTCGAGCTTCAGCGCCACGTCGGAGGAGAAGGAGCACGCCCAGGCCAGCACACTCACTGCCTCGCAGCAGGCCATCTACCTGAATAGCCGCGATGAGCTCTTCGGCCGCAGGCCGCCCCCGGCCTATGAGAGCAGCCCGCGCTACGCCGCGGCCGCAGCCGCGGTGGCCGCCCCGCTTGAAGCCGAGGTGGCTCCAGGGTTTGCGCGGACTGTGTCGCCGTACCCGGCCGACTCCTTCCGCTTCCCGGTCTCCCCGGGCCCCCAGCCGGCCCTGATGCCCCCCAACTTGTGGAATCTGCGGGCCAAGCCGGGGTCAGCCCGGCTGGCCGGGGAGGATGTGCGCGGCCAGTGGCGGCCGCTGAGCGTGGAGGACATTGGCGCCTACCCCTTCCCGGCCGCCCCCcctgcggccgccgccgccgccgctgccgccgccgccgcgggccgCGCATCTCCCTGCAACTTCTCCGACCGCTACTtcgggggcgggggcagctcaGGCAACAAGGCTGAGGGCCGCGCCAGCCCTCTCTATGCCAGCTACAAGGCCGATAGCTTCTCAGAGGGTGATGACCTCTCCCAGGGCCACCTGGCCGAGTCCCGCTTCCTCCGGGCGGCCGGCGACCTGAGCCTCAGCCCTGGCCGCCCAGCCGACTCGCTGCCCAGCTACGCGGCCGGCGAGGGGGACCGGGAGAGGCTAGGGGTGCAGCTCTGCGGAGCGGGCGGCAGCCCCGAGCCCGAGCACAGCCCCCACAGCTCCAGGGACTCCTTGGAGCCCAGCTCCATGGAGGCCTCCCCAGAGATGCACCCCGCTGCCCGCCTCAGCCCCCAGCCGGCCTTCCCTCGGACTGGCGGCTCAGGGCTCAGCCGTAAGGACAGTCTCACGAAAGCCCAGCTCTATGGAACCCTGCTCAACTGA